A single region of the Anomaloglossus baeobatrachus isolate aAnoBae1 chromosome 2, aAnoBae1.hap1, whole genome shotgun sequence genome encodes:
- the SNRPE gene encoding small nuclear ribonucleoprotein E, with amino-acid sequence MAYRGQGPKVQKVMVQPINLIFRYLQNRSRIQVWLYEQVNMRIEGCIIGFDEYMNLVLDDAEEIHLKTKSRKQLGRIMLKGDNITLLQSVVN; translated from the exons ATGGCGTACCGTGGACAGGGGCCGAAGGTGCAGAAAGTGATGGTGCAGCCCATC AATCTGATCTTCAGGTATCTACAGAAT AGATCACGGATCCAGGTGTGGCTCTATGAGCAGGTGAACATGCGAATTGAAGGCTGTATTATT GGTTTTGATGAGTATATGAATCTAGTTTTGGATGACGCTGAAGAAATCCACCTGAAAACAAAGTCACGGAAACAGCTTG gTCGTATTATGCTTAAAGGAGACAACATTACTTTGCTACAAAGCGTTGTAAATTAA